A single genomic interval of Nerophis lumbriciformis linkage group LG17, RoL_Nlum_v2.1, whole genome shotgun sequence harbors:
- the rnf26 gene encoding E3 ubiquitin-protein ligase RNF26: MGLLAALISTVGKCLEAACLMLDVNFLLVHTVVRTFLTVFKFITNLPSLFVNSLLHLGNMALFGFLSAAEATSHLAHSTVTMLASLMLSLEGLLESMKMVGYLLMHVLLRGKAHLCRGLLSLQEACGIALSLLVYLINTAVNYAFIATLNLYSVVICVLQTVSSPLQMALELAPTTITFLHSSLVGTSAFLWSPCKLLLDFLVSLVHIFISIFILNIYGLLLAISIALTTTAYLNPELTRQALGRLVAYVNAFSAIHRLHAVLVLTWQKTSRSLRAGWRHLHRMLCCLHLLERRIWQQLSRHSSQLGTALRTQLHRDNNNTDRVRGDGDPGEGIRRDPPDGRAEDHPHREQLAPSTSSTERPLKANKHFRHSSSENLLTLLNEQEDQKKCVICQDQTKTVVLLPCRHLCLCRHCADIMLLQQPIYQHCPLCRRMILNILEVYL; the protein is encoded by the coding sequence ATGGGGTTGTTAGCTGCTCTTATTTCCACTGTAGGAAAATGCTTGGAGGCTGCCTGCTTAATGTTGGACGTCAATTTCCTCCTCGTTCACACTGTAGTCCGGACATTTCTGACTGTGTTCAAATTTATAACCAACCTGCCTTCACTTTTTGTCAATTCACTGCTGCACCTCGGGAACATGGCTCTCTTCGGCTTCCTGTCCGCAGCAGAGGCGACGTCCCACCTAGCCCACAGCACAGTGACCATGCTGGCCAGCCTGATGCTCTCCCTGGAGGGGCTTCTGGAGAGCATGAAGATGGTGGGCTACCTTCTCATGCATGTGCTGCTCCGCGGCAAGGCGCACCTGTGTCGAGGGCTTTTGTCGCTGCAGGAGGCGTGCGGCATCGCGCTCAGCCTCCTGGTCTACCTGATCAACACTGCAGTCAACTATGCTTTCATCGCCACCCTCAACCTCTACTCGGTTGTGATCTGCGTGTTGCAGACGGTGTCCAGCCCACTGCAGATGGCACTAGAGCTCGCGCCGACCACCATCACTTTCCTACACAGCAGCTTGGTGGGCACGTCGGCATTCCTGTGGTCGCCATGCAAGCTACTGTTGGACTTCCTGGTGTCGCTGGTGCACATTTTCATCAGCATCTTCATACTGAACATCTACGGCCTTTTGCTTGCAATCAGCATTGCTCTGACAACCACCGCCTACCTTAACCCAGAACTCACCAGGCAGGCCTTAGGGCGACTTGTGGCTTATGTCAACGCTTTCTCGGCTATTCACAGACTCCACGCAGTGCTTGTTTTAACGTGGCAGAAGACATCTCGTTCGTTACGTGCCGGCTGGCGACACCTGCACAGAATGTTGTGTTGCCTCCACCTGCTGGAGAGAAGAATCTGGCAGCAGCTGTCTCGTCACAGCAGCCAGCTGGGCACAGCGCTGAGGACGCAGCTGCACAGGGACAACAACAACACGGATAGAGTGCGAGGCGACGGCGATCCCGGCGAGGGGATCAGGCGGGATCCACCTGACGGAAGAGCGGAGGACCATCCCCACCGGGAACAGCTCGCCCCATCGACGTCCAGCACGGAAAGACCTTTAAAAGCGAACAAACATTTCCGTCACTCTTCGTCGGAGAATCTGCTGACACTTCTGAACGAGCAGGAAGACCAGAAGAAATGCGTCATCTGTCAAGACCAAACCAAGACGGTGGTGCTGCTGCCGTGCAGACACCTGTGCTTGTGTCGTCACTGCGCCGACATCATGCTGCTGCAACAGCCCATCTACCAACATTGCCCGTTGTGTCGTCGCATGATTCTCAACATCCTTGAGGTGTACCTCTGA